A window from Nycticebus coucang isolate mNycCou1 chromosome X, mNycCou1.pri, whole genome shotgun sequence encodes these proteins:
- the LOC128577421 gene encoding spermatid nuclear transition protein 3 encodes MTKVTRKPEESSRVVKQLFPNKKRLTLGTKGRKKRRNPYQPKPRSGGKVKKMQRGIKRLLHGSSRKKSSTTSTAIPRKVKRVKKSKKFRPLAKM; translated from the exons ATGACTAAAGTTACCAGGAAACCAGAGGAATCCAGTAGAGTTGTGAAACAACTATTTCCAAACAAAAAGCGATTAACCTTAGGcacaaaagggaggaaaaaaaggaggaacCCCTATCAACCCAAGCCCAGAAGTGGTGGCAAG GTGAAGAAGATGCAGAGGGGAATAAAAAGACTGCTGCATGGGAGCTCACGAAAAAAATCCTCTACTACTAGTACAGCAATTCCAAGAAAGGTGAAGAGAGTGAAAAAATCCAAGAAGTTTAGACCACTAGCAAAAATGTAA